A genomic window from Solanum stenotomum isolate F172 chromosome 10, ASM1918654v1, whole genome shotgun sequence includes:
- the LOC125842982 gene encoding uncharacterized protein LOC125842982: MTKVLWWCAWNTYKEELDDHLKTLDQLSEEAKDHLLHFPIQTWCRVFFDIVCKNNKVGNNLAESFNSWILKARHKPIIGMLENIIIKVMTKFVKNEDELMTWSCDWSPTTIEMYNEFVTIANVCELNFNGDYGFEVSEGNDKHIINLAAKKCTCRVWDLIGIPCPHSIKAIIYKNLDPLEEIHWWYSKETYLLTYHCKLQPVPSQKF; the protein is encoded by the coding sequence ATGACTAAGGTATTGTGGTGGTGTGCATGGAACACCTACAAAGAGGAGTTGGATGATCATTTGAAGACATTAGATCAACTGTCTGAAGAAGCAAAAGATCATTTGTTGCATTTTCCAATACAAACTTGGTGTAGAGTATTTTTTGACATTGTTTGCAAGAATAATAAGGTAGGAAACAATTTGGCTGAATCATTCAACTCTTGGATATTGAAAGCAAGACACAAGCCAATAATTGGTATgcttgaaaatataataataaaagttatgaccaaGTTTGTCAAAAATGAAGATGAACTAATGACTTGGAGCTGTGATTGGAGTCCTACAACTATTGAAATGTACAATGAATTCGTGACGATTGCTAATGTGtgtgaattaaatttcaatggAGATTATGGATTTGAGGTAAGTGAAGGAAATGACAAACACATTATCAATTTGGCAGCTAAGAAATGCACCTGTAGGGTATGGGATCTTATTGGAATACCATGTCCCCATTCAATCAAGGCTATTATTTACAAGAATCTTGATCCATTGGAAGAGATTCACTGGTGGTACTCTAAGGAGACATATCTTTTGACTTACCATTGTAAGCTACAACCAGTGCCTAGTCAAAAGTTCTGA